gtctgaAAATATTATACACGTGCAAGAACCTGCTGTTTTTGcgtaaaaacatgttaaaacagtcaaatcccgttggctcgaacgcgctttgctcgaatttcgtgttggctcgaactatgtgttgtgtattttgggccggtgaCCTTCgttcacttaaataaaatgagttgagttACAGTGCGCATGTTAAGGAATTCTTAGaatcaaaataaaaccttttttatgttcagaTATACTGCAGAGATCCTTTTTGCTGTATAATAAATTTTCCTTGGAATCTTGACCAAagtttttaatcaacatattcaatgagaGAATGCGtttattcttaataaaaataataaaaacataaacgaaTTTTAATGACTTctaatgttaatttttaaaaaatgaactgaGATTGATATTGAGATTTGAGtctaaaaaaaagtattatttgtaatattagGGCCTGACCTTTTGACGTTACGTCTCTAATATAGTTGAACATGGTTGCTAATTAAATTCATATTGACCGATTGATTATATTTGTAGCCACcaacaaaatttcattttaaaatcttgaGTATCACATTTCAAAACTTCTTTCGAAATCAGTGAAACGGAGGTTCTATTGTTTTCGTTTCGTATCTATATGGCACCGATGTACCGTAAACATTGTCTGCTAGTACGATATTGAGAGGAAcgattttaataatttgttggaTTTTAAATTGGCTGTATTTGTGCTCCACAAAAATGTTGGTCTGTCTTTGTTTTGGTGAGAAGGGGGAGGAAATTACCCTCCAACCAGtgagtatattttgttcatCTTAAAGGGACTTAAAGGGACTTGATCACAGACTTATTTTTAccaaagaaaataattgaaatctgttAAAAGTgagttgttttatgtattttataaacaaaaacaaaacaacaactggCAGAAATTCATTTGAACATGGCTTTGTAGACAAACTCTAAATAACTAATTTTTCAATAGTGTTAACTACTTAATATGGCGTAACAAAGTATTTTCGATcacttgttttcaataaatattaacattagcAATGGCGGATCCAGAAGGGGGCGCACGCCCCCCTTCCCCCACACCTTAAATCATCTaagattactttttatttaaatataggcagaaaaataataaaatacgcctaAAATGCACCACTTCggcctaaaaaaatgtttaaaatttctttGGAGAGTACCCACCTCCCCCATCCCCCGTTAACACTTCAAGctaaataaatttcggttctaaGGGAGAGGCATATGTCAAAAGGTTCCAACTCTAAGTAACACCCCCtcttacgtcaaatcctggatcggCCCCTGCAGGAACCTAGCCCTGTTCATCCATTTACTATTTTTTCGAGGGGTAACGCAAAAAAGAGGTATTTAGTGACATGAACAAAGAAAGAATAACCTTTTCACTCCATACTTCTTGATATATTTCCCTCGCGGACATATCgccaataaaatcattttcaagcatttgtgcaaaataaatttgaaatctATATCAATCTAGATGGGCGTCGGCGCTAGCTCCTCACCGCCCAAGAACCTGGTGTTGTACATCCACGGACTGAGCGCTCCGTCGCGGGCTGTATGGATGGCCGCTAAAGCCGCCGACATTCCGGTCACCATTCGATACCTGGACCTCTTCAAGGGCGAACATAAAACTCCCGAGTTTGCGAAAGTAAGATGCGTTACATTATCAGTTAACCTTTGACATTCGGAACattcggccattttccatcgaaaacaacctcgggtgtatgccggtacatcggTGGAAGGAGTTCGTTTAAACGTTAATTTATAACATctgagtttaaattgattgccagtgaaatgtttaattgcataactaataaacattccctagagtaaagtcattaaatttaaatgctaaattgaaattagtACTTGCAGCGcagttaaatgttaagatttctgacattgtaaaccacCCATATTTGCATCCCATGTTGTTTTCGctggaaaatggccgaagagttccgaatgaaCCTTTGATGGATCTCCAGATTTGTCGAGATAGTGAATCGTTCCAAGCTTATTTCCAAAAGTCGTTCatattttaatgtgatttattttttcaataactcGAACAGCGTTTATTCAAAATCTAAATGTTCGTGCTGAAGGTTGTATTCTTTCTCTATAAAgtaatttgtatatttattcagATAAACCCCGACACAACAGTGCCTACACTTCAGGATGGAGATTTTTCTTTATGGGAAAGGTAACATTAAACACAATGGTCATTGTAAGCGTTAAGTTAAACATGCCTCGGAGTTGAACATTTCTCAGGAGCAAACACTTTCATTTACCTATAATATAAAGTTGCAAAGAAACAGCGCTTAAAAGTAAAATGgagtttaaaaatatacagtACCGTTTAGACCAAACTTGACACCCTTGTGTACTAGAAGTGCACTTCCAGTtcacaaaaagtgcattttggATAAACTAATGTGATCTATAGTTTATAAGATAAGccagtattgatttttttctggtCCACTCAAATTGGCcttattgtattgatttaatatCACTAAAGTCATATTTAGGACCATATTTATCCCAGATAAGATTTTTTTACACATATGAAGAATACTAGGATCCTTTTCGTCCCAAAAGTTatattattctattattatttgtcGTAGTactttaggccacaacaaattgatcagttgattttgcccaaaaaaagtaggagcgagcgagcgaaaaaaacaacaaaaaaactttttttttaatttatggcaattcagaggcgagcgcaaagcgaaaaattattaatttttttatttcttaccaaatttatcatacaattatgttaagaaatgctttttaattgcaaacataggttctcaGTTATTAATggaaaggttttgattgtatcacatgaaaatctgtctcaatatttaacaataagatccagtgctttactattaacttcaatttaaacgtatatattgtaaagacaacattcctcatagtaacgtgcaattattcgaagaccaaacagaaaactattgtattcattccgtaacttactatcacaaaaaaacattttagactagtaagagtaattcatcatttgagcatttccataTATTGGCCAGGTCTAAAtgtgaacctcttgaagcacatgcTAAAATTGTAGCGACTTTGACATTGCAGAAgatcgaaaatgtaaataacacagagaacatttctaaaaaaggACACTGTGGATTAAATTGAGGGACAACATAAttgaagcagtatcaaacaaatccGCAAATGTGGCAATGGTCATTATATGAGAGCAGGTTGGGGAATAAAGATATTTCCCTTTACCACGAACCTATGGTTCATAGATCTGTCCGTGCCTTGAAAAGGAATATCATGACGGCCTCCAAAGCTTTaatgcccgtaagaaacaggccactttaatacAAATcgaacaaagaaaacaagtggataagaacaaagaattgagaaaattaaaacagtcattttacttataaaaggttttattttctgattttactgatgtctctactgtacatgtgagtgtaatgcactagtcaattgtaaccacggcccccaaggtccggggaaaagcggggactttgacttttggtccagccagcCCCGGGTATCCCCGATATACCCCCCTGACCTGgagggggggggcgtggttactgatgcataaatacagactgtttctaaaacatttacaagtcctactatttgtatctgtttataacaattatgagtatatgaaaactgagaaatgtattttagaatttaaaaaataactcacgaaaacatgttcaattgttgtaagtcgtgtgtccgtgtatttaaatatatatataagttttgcacttaAAAtctagttattatttaacactaaattttgagtacaaaacaatgaatgacTTTAACATATATTACTCATTTATCCTATCAAGTTTCAATTTCTGTCCAATTACTTGGCATTTTTGTGGCGAGGTGCATACTAAGAAGCTTGAAAAAGTACAAGAACGAGCCCTCAGATTCATATACAATGATTACACATCTGATTACCCAACACTTTTATCTAAATCAATGTTGCCAACTCTCAAGCTTAGAAGGTTAAGGTCCATTGCTATAGAAACCCATAAAATTATCCACAAGCAGGGTCCAATGTATCTACATGACTTAGTGGTAATAAAAGAACATTCCTTTAACTTTAGATATAAGATGATGGCTGCTATCCCAACTGTAAGAACTACAACATATGGGTGCAATTATTTCCGCTCCGGTGCCCCTAAACTCTGGAACTCCCTTCCACAACATTTTAGGgaagaaactaattttaatcatttcaagAGTTTAGTCCGGGCATGGAGCGGAGATAACTGCAAATGCTCATTTTGCATATAAGAATGCTGTAATATAACATGCTGTAAAATGTCTTAATCAAAGATATGTTGGATGGGACCTCGCGAGCTTAGACTGCCTAGGCAGCTGGTCTCTTTCAATGtgtctttgatttaaatcatgttaattaattgtgacttcttttgttttatttccaatgcTAAATGCATTGTCGTATTACCTTGTGATTCGTATTTTCGATTAACTTATGCTATAAATTACGCTAATCTACCTACATTCTATATATATAGTCTAATGtctttcaactgccaaatatgtttatgtgattttactataagaattatttatttgtttcaagtgtacatactgaatattattatttgcatgaaCTGAAGTGTGTGATATATTAGTTACATaaattatgctatttatttataatgtcggtcaaaagctattcatagcttatgttaaactgttgatgatagtacccgacaataaataaatattgactgactgactgactgacttaaaacacacataaataattattgccttcgacgctgtgaaactgttgttgtttactgaagactatagtccattgactatgacactgattttcatttaaaacgtgtattttacattacgaaaactgaaagtaacctgaaaattaataccggaaaaaatacaacggtgcgtcctgcaaaatattcccgacaaaaaaaactgtcaacaaatatcggctgttttgcggttacccggacctgattttgtcctgacacgaggattTTTTTactcgcgaagaatgtaaagcatggaaacaccttcaaaaaaaggcgaagtcgatGTTACGGGTTTAAATTCTAAGTGAAagaacttcagaaaatagaggaaattcagaagtaaacaaaaaaaatattcgcggccaaatagtatgtgcgggcgccaaaaaatagttttttttttattcttttttcgtttttcgaatcttaggtgcggcaaattcgacgaacaaatgatcaatttgttgtggccttatggTTTTCTTTTTTGTTCCAGTCGCCCAATTATGACCTATCTAGTATCTCGCTATGCCAAGAACTCTAGACTCTACCCTAAAGACCTCCAGGAGAGGGCAGTTTGCGATCGTTTACTGCACTATGACCTTGGTTCAGTGTACAAAACTATAAGCGAATATATGGTGGGTACTTTTTAATGTACATTGTTTACTGCACTATGACCTTGGTTCAGTGTACAAGACTATGTTCAATTAGTGCCAATGCATGAATAAGTTAAGTTCGTATTTAACCAATTCAATACTTATAGATTATATCAAAACGTCAAAAGTTGTGTAACGAAATCAAAATGGCCTctgtaaatgataataaaataatactttatgcatagattgttttaaatatacctCTAGAACCGAATTcaggggcgggtccaggatTGGATGTTAAAGAGGGTGCAAGTTTGATACACACCTTTCGACATGCAGGCCCGCCTCCGTAACTGAAAAAACAAAGGGTCTAAACTTTGTATGGGGGTTGCGGACTTAGAGCCTAAAACGGCCCATTCTCGTGTATCATAAGCATATAAGTTCTGACATATGGCGACTAAATGTTTACTTATTAGGCACCCCTCCCCCTTTGAGCCGCTCGTGGAATCTCTTGTTTTTGTTGACATGTTCAACTCCTTTGCAGTATCCCCAGTTGTTTCAATCCAAGCCCCCGGACACGGATAAAGAAGCAGCCATGAGGAAAGTGTTCGACTACATGAACAGACAGCTTCAGGTACGATTTAAGTGACTTTTTAACTCCAGCTATTATGATGGCTAATTTGTGCCATTTCGTATTTTAGCAATTTTGACGCGGGCGAAAGTGCAAAACTGCGCAAAGCGGCGAGCGAAAATGCGCAGTATATTAATTCCATTCTATAATACTTGTTGGACTTTCCTTCTTAATCTTTTCacatcattttcaaaacgttttttaTCAATAGGGTCAAAAATACATGTGCGGTGACGACATGACAATAGTGGACATTTCCATGGCAACAAATCTCGCACTGATAGAGCTACGCAACTACAAGCTTGACCAGTGGTCACTAATGGCCACGTGGTACCAGAGAATGAAGAGTTTACCGTACTGGGCGGAGTGTAACCAAGGATTGTACGAGTGGAAGTCGCCCATGATGATGGATCACTAGAGCACTGGTGTGTAGGCGACCAAAGACATTTCTGGAATTAAGATCTAGTTCATATGTTTCTTTAACACAGTTCACcattcatattttgttcatagTATGTAATTATGAAAAGATACGGATCAATTGACActtcatttgtaaatgtatatagATCAAATAAATTACTAGGGAAAGCAAAACCAAACGGACATAAGAAACCCAAGTGATTTATGTACAAGTATCTACATCCGGTCTCTACAGCGGTATAAAACGGTATACGAAGAAGACAAGactttcaaaatacatgtaactTTCCTTTACTTTTCTTTAGTCGTACAGATTTCAACGTGCCAGTATAATCATTTGGAACTCgtcggccattttttatcgaaaacaacctcggatgtatgccggtagaTTAGTagaagttcgtaaaattttaactatgaaatatttgaagtattaatttattgaagTGTATTTTGAATTACTAagattaaattgattgccattgacgTGTATTATTACAGAAATGATTAAGATTCCCAAAAGCAAAGTCATTACGTTTAactgctacatgtacatgtatatcgaaATAACTACGCGAACTACTTGCAGCGTAGCTTAAtgtaaaccgttcatatacatgtaggttgttTTCTATGGGGAACGACCGAGGTGTTCAGAATGCCAGTATAATGTGATGTATGCGGACACGCACCACCAAAATAAAGTAgtagattatttttattaaactaaataaacCCTTAACATAGAATAATAGTAAAAACTCGAAGACCGTCTATTGTCAAAGATGGTATTCAACAgcccatttttaaaagatattccCATTGTTTTTGGTGAACATGGGAcggaatttatttattttgatgcatTTAAGACCTGcatgaaaaaaaacaagcatgAAAATGAACCAAGTCGTAAAAGAGCAACCTTTAAAATTTCTGAAAGGAAAATATCATGATGTTAAAGAAATAACTGGTAAAACTGCATTTCGTATTGAAAGTGTCCTGCATCACTTCATAACACACACTGAAACCTTCGACCTGGGTCGACATGTGCTAAGCTTTCTGCAGACCAAGATCCTAAAATAAACTTTCTCACTTCCAATCAGCAATCAAAAGGCGAAGCAGAAATATCACCAGTTGATTTTCACGAggattttaactttttcaacaCACCTCGCTGTAAATTCATTGCTTAATAGGCGGCAAACATGCTCAATTTTCTTGCGGAATTATTCAAATTGTTCATACCAGCCTACTCAACAGTGCTACCTTGTGGTATGagtcataaatgttttttttcaatagaatGTCAATGAATATAACACAGTTGTGAATTTGCACCTGTATGAAGCCCTTGTCCATCAGTGCTTTTAGCGCTTTGATTTATATAccaataataattttcaaatttaaattaatacaacaagagctgtcacagagacagcgcgctcgactattccgccgcttttcaaagtaaggattgaaaagttttgcatGGATCattgttagattagatttcaatgcaatacatggtgtgctgagatattaacataaatgtggttccatgcaaaattttaacgataatttctaagtctaataataaaggggcattatttgcaaaatacagttatctaacttggttattcaaataagttgggtggttgaataccattgtataaagtctcaatgcaatacatcaaatagttgctgagatattatcctatgtgtgctaacatgcaagaccttaaccaaaatttctaagtcgtataataaaggggcaaaaattatatattataaaagatagagttatcttacttgattaaataagaaggttaaatagatgggagcctgtgtgtaatgtttcaatgcattacatgatatatttgctgagatattgacttaaaggtggttacatgcaaaaccttaacaagaatttctaagtcgaataataaagggcaattattttgcattaaatgcacactagagttatctaacttggttaattaagtaggttggatggttgactaccattgtataaagtctcaatgcaatacctcaagtagttgctgagatcttaacctatgtgtgcttacacgcaaaaccttaaccagaatttctaagtcgaataataaagggcaattatttgcataaaaaacaaactaaagttatctaacttggttaattgagtaggctggatggttgagtaccattgtatcaagtatcaatgcaatacctcaagtagttgctgagatattaacctatgtgtgcttacacgcaacaccttaaccagaatttctaagttgaataataaaggcctattatttgctttatattcaaataatttttatctaacttcattaatttagtatatgt
Above is a genomic segment from Mya arenaria isolate MELC-2E11 chromosome 2, ASM2691426v1 containing:
- the LOC128220236 gene encoding glutathione S-transferase 1-1-like isoform X2, with translation MLVCLCFGEKGEEITLQPMGVGASSSPPKNLVLYIHGLSAPSRAVWMAAKAADIPVTIRYLDLFKGEHKTPEFAKINPDTTVPTLQDGDFSLWESRPIMTYLVSRYAKNSRLYPKDLQERAVCDRLLHYDLGSVYKTISEYMYPQLFQSKPPDTDKEAAMRKVFDYMNRQLQGQKYMCGDDMTIVDISMATNLALIELRNYKLDQWSLMATWYQRMKSLPYWAECNQGLYEWKSPMMMDH
- the LOC128220236 gene encoding glutathione S-transferase 1-1-like isoform X1, with amino-acid sequence MSGLCLCVWFKHKPEEIFLKPRMGVGASSSPPKNLVLYIHGLSAPSRAVWMAAKAADIPVTIRYLDLFKGEHKTPEFAKINPDTTVPTLQDGDFSLWESRPIMTYLVSRYAKNSRLYPKDLQERAVCDRLLHYDLGSVYKTISEYMYPQLFQSKPPDTDKEAAMRKVFDYMNRQLQGQKYMCGDDMTIVDISMATNLALIELRNYKLDQWSLMATWYQRMKSLPYWAECNQGLYEWKSPMMMDH